A genomic region of Palaemon carinicauda isolate YSFRI2023 chromosome 22, ASM3689809v2, whole genome shotgun sequence contains the following coding sequences:
- the LOC137616140 gene encoding CDGSH iron-sulfur domain-containing protein 3, mitochondrial-like, with amino-acid sequence MMSSCRSLLQLSRFVNNSRGFSTTEVSLNKVKGRINAKKPIRLEVVEGKRYLWCACGYSKNQPWCDGTHLWRRWSLKIKQTPVFFKAPKTGQVSLCTCKQTDKPPYCDGAHRKKEVQEAVIE; translated from the exons ATGATGTCATCGTGTCGGTCTCTACTGCAGCTTAGCCGGTTTGTGAATAATTCCAGAGGATTTTCAACG ACTGAAGTATCGCTGAATAAAGTCAAGGGTAGAATCAATGCTAAGAAGCCAATCAGGTTGGAGGTGGTGGAAGGCAAGAGGTACCTCTGGTGTGCTTGCGGATACAGCAAAAACCAG CCTTGGTGCGATGGCACCCACCTATGGCGGAGATGGAGTCTGAAGATCAAACAGACTCCGGTATTTTTCAAAGCCCCCAAAACAGGCCAGGTGTCTCTCTGCACCTGCAAGCAGACTGACAAGCCACCTTACTGCGACGGAGCTCATCGGAAGAAGGAGGTACAAGAGGCTGTCATTGAATAA